From a region of the SAR324 cluster bacterium genome:
- the mnmH gene encoding tRNA 2-selenouridine(34) synthase MnmH, which yields MEKKIDDIIEDREHFLSSKIPSVSIAELDHDSIVIDVRTPEEYDNGHIPGAINIPLFNDEQRTIIGKIYKHQGKKNAINQGYDYVEQNLNNFINQLVPYMNDKVVIYCARGGMRSGSVTHLLMKLGGSNVLQLVGGYKFYRQHVLHFFETFSIKCIVLNGRTGTGKTEIINQLDHSIDLEGLAQHRGSLFGFIGRKPRNQKTFEGLLYNEINKNFDHVFIEGESNKIGKVFIPKGLFEKMQKGVNILVTAPLEQRVQRILNDYRFDNEEQYTQIYQVIQSLKISLGKKKVDYLCDCLANNDLPDLVRTLLIEYYDPLYDHKIDNKEYALEVCSSNIFEAKKSLEKFKFRLKNRNE from the coding sequence ATGGAAAAAAAGATTGATGATATTATAGAGGATCGAGAGCATTTTTTATCCTCTAAAATACCATCAGTATCCATAGCAGAATTAGATCATGATTCAATAGTGATTGATGTAAGGACGCCAGAAGAATATGATAATGGTCATATTCCTGGCGCAATTAATATTCCATTATTCAATGATGAACAAAGAACTATAATAGGAAAAATCTATAAACACCAAGGGAAAAAAAATGCAATAAATCAGGGCTATGATTATGTGGAACAAAATTTAAACAACTTCATTAATCAGTTAGTGCCTTATATGAATGACAAAGTTGTGATTTATTGTGCAAGAGGTGGGATGCGATCTGGGTCTGTAACTCATTTACTTATGAAATTAGGTGGAAGTAATGTCTTGCAGTTAGTTGGAGGATACAAATTTTACCGTCAGCACGTACTTCATTTTTTTGAGACATTTTCGATAAAATGTATAGTTTTGAATGGCAGAACTGGTACTGGAAAGACAGAGATAATAAATCAATTGGACCATTCAATTGATTTGGAAGGTTTAGCTCAACATAGGGGATCCTTATTTGGATTTATTGGACGTAAACCAAGGAATCAAAAAACGTTTGAAGGATTACTTTATAATGAAATAAATAAAAATTTTGATCATGTATTTATTGAAGGAGAAAGTAATAAAATTGGTAAGGTTTTTATTCCTAAAGGTTTATTTGAAAAAATGCAAAAGGGTGTGAATATTTTAGTTACTGCACCATTAGAACAAAGAGTACAAAGAATATTAAATGACTATAGATTTGATAATGAAGAGCAATATACCCAGATTTATCAAGTGATTCAGTCATTAAAAATATCATTGGGTAAAAAGAAAGTTGATTATCTTTGTGATTGCTTGGCCAATAATGATTTACCTGATTTGGTCAGAACTTTGCTCATCGAATATTATGATCCATTATATGATCATAAAATAGATAATAAAGAATATGCTTTAGAAGTATGTTCCTCAAATATTTTTGAGGCAAAGAAATCATTAGAAAAATTTAAATTTAGGCTCAAAAACAGAAATGAATAA
- a CDS encoding DUF4832 domain-containing protein: MVIYKFNLGLIGRLFVFLCLLAGCNETDCADVCNQFIGTKTSNSHFKSLSGIDIPNPQRGFYHHTETHSNQYQLLKIEDLLAYRQEENITLIMRVFYMEDFVNSDITQTYLDSIQADFNTIRDAAMHVIVRFAYTDELNNDRLPPFGDATKSRVLSHIDQLASVLQQNSDVIALIQSGFIGVYGEWYYTDHFVTNPEKPDNVKSTDYADRSDVVSALLSVIPENRMIQIRTPKNKQKILEAEGGRADAIVSTDYYNGSRIARIGHHNDCFLADETDGGTYDSINSDKTYLAQETVALPMGGETCRDTRYASLRSLCPVALKELARFHWSFLNVDYKKAVLESWDRLVPPHNCLDEVKQKLGYRFVYKDSEIDAMASPGSQILVNILLKNEGWAAPFNPRFVELLLRNISSGELYGVRLQDDPRMWFGQSDFAIEQTVCLPSNISEGEYELLLSLPDPETDLYSRPEYAIRLANENMWEDITGFNKLPPTITVLNSMESVACESELVLDSR, from the coding sequence ATGGTGATTTATAAATTTAATCTAGGATTGATTGGTAGATTGTTTGTTTTTTTGTGCTTGTTGGCTGGATGCAATGAAACTGATTGTGCGGATGTTTGTAATCAATTTATAGGAACAAAAACTTCTAATAGTCATTTTAAGAGTTTGTCAGGAATAGATATTCCGAATCCACAACGTGGTTTTTATCATCATACAGAGACGCATTCGAATCAGTATCAACTGTTGAAGATTGAAGATTTGCTGGCATATCGGCAGGAGGAGAATATCACATTGATTATGAGGGTTTTTTATATGGAGGATTTTGTGAATTCAGACATCACTCAAACCTATCTTGACTCAATACAAGCAGATTTTAATACAATTAGGGATGCGGCAATGCATGTGATTGTGAGGTTTGCTTATACAGACGAATTGAATAACGATCGTTTACCGCCTTTTGGAGATGCTACTAAGTCAAGAGTATTGAGTCATATCGATCAGTTGGCATCTGTCTTACAACAAAATAGTGATGTCATAGCCTTGATTCAGTCTGGATTTATTGGTGTTTATGGTGAATGGTATTATACAGATCATTTTGTAACAAACCCTGAAAAACCGGATAATGTAAAAAGTACAGATTACGCAGATAGGAGTGATGTGGTGTCCGCATTGCTGTCTGTTATTCCTGAAAATCGAATGATTCAGATTCGGACACCAAAAAATAAACAGAAAATATTGGAGGCAGAAGGGGGGAGGGCTGATGCGATTGTATCTACGGATTATTACAATGGATCGCGGATTGCCAGAATTGGTCATCATAATGATTGCTTTCTGGCAGACGAAACTGATGGAGGCACTTATGATAGTATTAATAGCGATAAAACATATCTTGCTCAGGAAACTGTCGCATTGCCAATGGGGGGCGAAACTTGTAGGGATACACGTTATGCCTCATTGAGGTCGTTATGTCCTGTAGCTCTAAAAGAATTGGCTCGGTTCCACTGGTCATTTCTGAATGTCGATTATAAGAAAGCTGTACTTGAAAGCTGGGATCGTTTGGTGCCTCCACATAATTGTCTGGATGAGGTTAAGCAAAAATTGGGTTATCGGTTTGTTTATAAAGACTCAGAGATAGATGCAATGGCATCTCCTGGAAGTCAGATACTGGTTAATATTTTATTAAAAAATGAAGGTTGGGCTGCTCCCTTCAATCCACGATTTGTTGAGTTACTGCTACGAAATATTTCGTCAGGGGAATTGTATGGGGTGCGGTTGCAAGATGATCCCCGTATGTGGTTTGGTCAGTCAGATTTTGCAATTGAACAGACAGTGTGTCTTCCTTCAAATATTTCTGAGGGTGAATATGAGTTGTTGTTGAGTTTGCCTGATCCAGAAACAGATTTATATTCCAGGCCGGAATATGCCATACGATTGGCAAATGAAAATATGTGGGAAGATATAACCGGATTCAATAAGCTTCCACCAACAATTACTGTTTTAAATTCAATGGAGTCGGTAGCTTGCGAAAGTGAGTTGGTGTTAGATTCAAGATGA
- a CDS encoding pentapeptide repeat-containing protein: MKTEQLKTILEQHQLWVSSQGKQGIQAKMQHVKIPKTDLHGKILDQIYFEYADLWKSNLNNTSLISAHLEEAFLERSHLEGGILKYAFLENANLWGADLRSANLEGARLERCHLESANLNKTIFIKARMIETFLTDAYLVDANLEGANLEEAGLVGTNLMKANFKDTILREANLRNANAQFACFENANLERSNLAHTLMQFANLKGVNFNMAHLINTNFASANLEETNLNQAYIENCFYNEQTQFPKGFIPMHYSFLQI; this comes from the coding sequence ATGAAAACTGAACAACTAAAAACTATTCTGGAACAGCATCAACTATGGGTTTCATCGCAAGGAAAGCAAGGAATCCAAGCAAAAATGCAGCATGTAAAGATACCTAAAACTGATTTGCATGGGAAAATTTTGGACCAGATCTATTTTGAATATGCAGATCTTTGGAAATCAAATTTGAACAATACGAGTTTAATCTCGGCGCATTTGGAAGAAGCCTTTTTAGAAAGATCACATTTGGAAGGAGGGATACTTAAATATGCCTTTTTAGAAAATGCAAATTTATGGGGTGCTGATTTAAGATCTGCTAACCTGGAAGGTGCCCGACTGGAAAGGTGTCATCTTGAGAGTGCAAATTTAAATAAAACAATTTTTATCAAGGCTCGGATGATAGAAACATTTTTAACAGATGCATATCTTGTGGATGCTAATCTTGAGGGCGCAAATTTAGAGGAGGCTGGTCTAGTTGGTACTAATTTGATGAAAGCCAACTTTAAAGATACTATTTTAAGAGAAGCAAATTTAAGAAATGCAAATGCGCAATTTGCGTGTTTTGAAAATGCAAATTTGGAGAGATCAAATCTGGCACATACCCTTATGCAATTTGCTAATTTAAAAGGAGTAAATTTTAATATGGCACATTTAATAAATACCAATTTTGCAAGTGCCAATCTTGAAGAAACCAATTTAAATCAAGCCTATATTGAAAATTGTTTCTACAATGAACAGACTCAATTTCCAAAAGGCTTTATTCCAATGCATTATAGTTTTTTACAAATCTGA
- a CDS encoding (d)CMP kinase, protein MKFIVVAIDGPTGVGKSTITKLLAKNKQLMYVDTGAMYRCLAWKWEQYGCLEEINILDKIANETVIEFQDSGEIFCDGENVTETIRSEKISALASKISQFLQIRSSMKNQQRRLVHNMRNHSQFNGAVLEGRDIGTVVFPDADVKFFVDADASVRAKRRYDQLSQKGINANFQEILDALQLRDKQDVSREFAPLTKANDAIVIDTTHLSIDEVIHQMMFHIDKLSLIKS, encoded by the coding sequence ATGAAATTTATTGTAGTGGCAATTGATGGACCAACTGGTGTTGGAAAAAGTACAATTACAAAACTGTTGGCTAAGAACAAACAATTAATGTATGTCGATACTGGAGCAATGTATCGTTGTTTAGCCTGGAAATGGGAGCAATACGGTTGTTTGGAAGAAATAAATATTTTAGATAAAATTGCCAATGAAACAGTTATTGAATTTCAGGACTCAGGAGAAATTTTCTGTGATGGAGAGAATGTAACTGAAACAATAAGGTCTGAAAAAATTTCAGCACTTGCATCAAAAATTAGTCAATTTTTACAAATTCGTTCTTCGATGAAGAATCAGCAACGACGTTTGGTTCATAACATGAGGAATCATTCACAGTTTAATGGCGCTGTATTGGAAGGACGCGATATTGGAACTGTTGTATTTCCAGATGCGGATGTTAAATTTTTTGTTGATGCAGATGCCTCAGTCAGGGCAAAAAGAAGATATGATCAATTGTCCCAAAAAGGAATTAATGCAAATTTTCAGGAAATACTGGATGCCTTGCAATTGAGAGATAAACAGGATGTATCACGAGAATTTGCACCATTAACCAAAGCAAATGATGCCATTGTTATTGATACCACGCATTTATCAATTGATGAAGTTATACACCAAATGATGTTTCATATTGATAAATTATCACTGATAAAATCATGA
- a CDS encoding HAD family hydrolase gives MINWNNFDSYIFDLDDTLINTTQAVQSGWEYALNKHSFRNDLSQEKKINLLKKLIKFFGSSSDNEYWHAFIFELSKTSIRYPNPIATALCETYRQGYWQELKVSSQILSFLQFLSLKKKPLILVTNGCLSFQIKKLQHTGLSTYFENSVFCSSQYQPDHQKPSPHMLIQVKMKYCVQKSIFIGNANSDIIAGNLAGMDTVLISENTQEQDLKLMEPTYTLCWNEILMSMKDK, from the coding sequence ATGATCAACTGGAATAATTTTGATAGTTATATTTTTGATCTGGATGACACGTTAATCAACACAACTCAAGCAGTACAATCAGGATGGGAGTATGCCTTAAATAAGCATTCATTTAGAAATGATCTTTCACAAGAAAAAAAAATTAATTTGCTGAAAAAATTAATCAAATTTTTTGGATCATCTTCAGACAATGAATATTGGCATGCTTTTATCTTTGAACTTTCAAAAACATCCATTCGATATCCCAATCCGATAGCTACTGCTTTATGTGAAACATATCGGCAGGGATATTGGCAAGAATTGAAGGTTTCCTCACAAATTTTATCATTCCTCCAGTTTCTTTCCCTCAAAAAAAAACCATTGATACTAGTAACTAATGGTTGCCTTTCGTTTCAGATCAAAAAACTTCAGCATACAGGACTATCGACATATTTTGAGAACAGTGTGTTTTGTTCATCACAATATCAACCAGATCACCAAAAACCGTCTCCACATATGCTAATTCAGGTAAAAATGAAATATTGTGTGCAAAAATCAATTTTTATTGGTAATGCTAATTCAGATATTATTGCGGGTAATTTAGCTGGTATGGATACTGTGCTGATTTCTGAGAATACGCAGGAACAGGACTTAAAATTGATGGAACCGACATATACACTTTGCTGGAATGAAATCTTGATGAGTATGAAGGATAAATGA
- the recA gene encoding recombinase RecA: MISDEKKKDLESALNLIERQFGKGSIMKMDDTAIMNIPVVSSGDIGLDIALGVGGLPRGRIIEIYGPESSGKTTLALMALAEVQKLGGVAAFIDAEHALDRMHARTLGVKVEELLIAQPDYGEQALEIAEQLVRVGKVDMVVVDSVAALVPKSELEGDMGDSHMGLHARLMSQALRKLTGVVSKSNTILIFINQLRSKIGVMFGNPETTTGGNALKFYASIRIDVRKASQLKDGDEMKGHRVKIKIVKNKVAAPFKTTEFDIIYGEGISKTGSLLDRAVLDGIIQKSGTWYSYGTERLGQGREKTEQYMKENSEMTNEIDDKVRQLHKLKSGQESEVENGKKD, encoded by the coding sequence ATGATATCAGATGAAAAGAAAAAAGATTTGGAATCAGCGCTTAACTTAATTGAAAGGCAGTTTGGCAAAGGCTCTATCATGAAGATGGATGATACAGCTATCATGAATATTCCTGTAGTTAGTTCAGGTGATATAGGATTGGACATTGCTTTAGGGGTTGGTGGATTGCCCAGAGGAAGAATTATTGAAATCTATGGGCCTGAGTCATCAGGGAAAACAACTCTTGCGCTAATGGCACTGGCCGAAGTTCAAAAATTGGGAGGTGTAGCTGCCTTTATTGATGCAGAACATGCTTTAGATAGGATGCATGCGAGAACTTTGGGGGTAAAAGTTGAAGAGTTGTTAATAGCACAACCTGATTATGGTGAACAAGCATTAGAAATTGCAGAACAACTGGTCAGGGTTGGAAAAGTTGATATGGTTGTTGTTGATTCAGTTGCGGCATTAGTTCCTAAAAGTGAATTAGAAGGCGATATGGGTGATTCGCATATGGGGTTACACGCAAGGTTAATGTCACAGGCATTACGGAAATTGACTGGTGTCGTTTCTAAATCAAATACCATATTGATCTTTATCAATCAACTTCGATCAAAAATTGGTGTGATGTTTGGTAATCCAGAAACAACAACTGGAGGAAATGCTTTAAAATTTTATGCAAGTATCCGGATTGATGTTAGAAAAGCATCACAATTAAAAGATGGTGATGAAATGAAGGGGCACAGAGTTAAAATAAAAATTGTGAAAAATAAAGTTGCAGCTCCGTTCAAAACTACAGAATTTGATATAATCTATGGGGAAGGAATTTCAAAAACTGGAAGTTTATTAGATCGAGCAGTGTTAGATGGGATTATTCAAAAAAGTGGAACATGGTATTCTTATGGTACAGAAAGGCTGGGACAAGGAAGAGAAAAAACAGAACAATATATGAAGGAAAATTCAGAAATGACAAATGAGATTGACGATAAAGTAAGACAACTTCATAAGTTAAAATCAGGTCAGGAGTCAGAGGTAGAGAATGGAAAAAAAGATTGA
- the xseB gene encoding exodeoxyribonuclease VII small subunit, whose product MKKKISFEASLQQLELIVTKLEEGSLDLEESMNAFEEGIKLSRTCQQFLEKAEKRIEIIMKSEKGDYEQIEFELEN is encoded by the coding sequence ATGAAGAAAAAAATTTCATTTGAAGCAAGTCTGCAACAGTTAGAACTGATTGTGACAAAACTTGAGGAAGGTAGTCTGGATCTTGAAGAATCCATGAATGCTTTTGAGGAAGGCATAAAACTGAGTAGAACTTGTCAGCAATTTCTTGAAAAAGCAGAAAAGCGTATTGAAATTATTATGAAAAGTGAGAAGGGTGATTACGAGCAAATT